The Thermobispora bispora DSM 43833 genome window below encodes:
- a CDS encoding aldose 1-epimerase family protein has product MADDALVAGRYEARISRRGGALRTLRHDGRDLVTGWPADGPIPHYSGTVLAPWPNRVVGGTYDFAGVTHKLPINEPERGHALHGLVTDRIWDRAEQAGDGALRLTHTIEPVEGYPFRIDLEVRYELTPAGLTATLTARNTGDEPAPYGCGWHPWLLAGPDVREYELDLPADRVLLTDESLAPTELVDVAGTPYRFHPPRRIGDTVIDHAFTGVTEGRVRVRGPEGGVEISWDPAVMPWVQVCTGTGLGHRGLAVEPMTCPPGAFNSGTGVIVLEPGATHRAAWTISALEG; this is encoded by the coding sequence ATGGCCGATGACGCTCTCGTGGCCGGCCGTTACGAGGCCCGGATCAGCCGGCGGGGCGGCGCCCTGCGCACGCTGCGCCACGACGGCCGCGACCTGGTGACCGGTTGGCCGGCGGACGGCCCGATCCCCCACTACAGCGGCACGGTGCTCGCCCCGTGGCCGAACCGGGTGGTCGGCGGCACGTACGACTTCGCCGGCGTCACCCACAAGCTGCCGATCAACGAGCCCGAGCGCGGCCACGCGCTGCACGGCCTCGTCACCGACCGGATCTGGGACCGCGCCGAGCAGGCCGGAGACGGCGCCCTGCGGCTGACCCACACGATCGAACCGGTGGAGGGCTACCCCTTCCGGATCGACCTCGAGGTGCGGTACGAGCTCACCCCCGCCGGCCTCACCGCGACGCTGACCGCGCGGAACACCGGCGATGAGCCCGCGCCGTACGGCTGCGGCTGGCACCCCTGGCTGCTCGCCGGGCCCGACGTCCGCGAGTACGAGCTCGACCTCCCGGCGGACCGCGTGCTGCTCACCGACGAATCCCTCGCCCCCACGGAGCTGGTGGACGTGGCGGGCACCCCGTACCGGTTCCACCCGCCCCGGCGGATCGGGGACACCGTGATCGACCACGCCTTCACCGGCGTCACCGAGGGCCGGGTCCGCGTGCGCGGCCCGGAGGGAGGCGTGGAGATCTCCTGGGATCCGGCGGTGATGCCCTGGGTGCAGGTGTGCACCGGCACCGGGCTCGGCCACCGCGGGCTCGCCGTGGAGCCGATGACCTGCCCGCCGGGCGCCTTCAACTCGGGCACCGGCGTGATCGTCCTCGAGCCCGGAGCGACCCACCGGGCCGCGTGGACGATCAGCGCCCTGGAGGGCTGA
- a CDS encoding FAD-dependent oxidoreductase codes for MRTHADDVRDRGRGPAGMVLGLLLARAGVEVTVLEKHADFLRDFRGDTIHPSTLEVLDEIGLAEAFHRLPHFKARRMEVQTDEERIVVADLSRLPGRYPYIAFVPQWDFLNLLASEARAHPTFRLLMNAEVTGLLREDGRITGVRYRDAAGAEHEITAVLTVGADGRHSAVRRAAGLVPKEFGAPMDVVWFRLSRAPGDPEHPFLRMSAGHLMVALKRETHWQIGFAVPKNGVDELRAQGIAALRAHVARLLPFLADRVGELRGFDQTGYLRVTVNRVRRWHLPGLLLIGDAAHAMSPVFGVGINLAVQDAVATANIVGPALLRGAAPEALLAKVEHRRMVPTVITQTVQRAVQDFMIRPTLGARPPALVLGRLPFLGRFVPRFLGFGVLPEHVRLPAAPRASGRTEK; via the coding sequence GTGAGGACCCATGCGGACGACGTGCGTGATCGCGGGCGGGGGCCCGCCGGGATGGTGCTCGGGCTGCTGCTGGCGCGGGCCGGGGTGGAGGTGACCGTCCTCGAGAAGCACGCCGACTTCCTGCGGGACTTCCGGGGGGACACGATCCACCCGTCCACCCTGGAGGTGCTCGACGAGATCGGGCTCGCCGAGGCCTTCCACCGCCTGCCCCACTTCAAGGCCCGGCGCATGGAGGTGCAGACCGACGAGGAGCGGATCGTCGTCGCCGACCTGAGCCGGCTCCCGGGCAGGTACCCCTACATCGCGTTCGTCCCGCAGTGGGACTTCCTCAACCTCCTGGCGTCCGAGGCGCGCGCCCACCCCACCTTCCGGCTGCTGATGAACGCCGAGGTCACCGGCCTCCTCCGGGAGGACGGGCGGATCACCGGCGTGCGCTACCGGGACGCCGCCGGCGCCGAGCACGAGATCACCGCCGTGCTCACCGTGGGGGCCGACGGGCGCCACTCGGCGGTGCGGCGGGCCGCCGGGCTCGTCCCCAAGGAGTTCGGCGCGCCGATGGACGTCGTGTGGTTCCGGCTCTCCCGGGCGCCCGGCGACCCCGAGCACCCGTTCCTCCGCATGTCCGCCGGCCACCTCATGGTGGCGCTCAAGCGCGAGACCCACTGGCAGATCGGCTTCGCCGTACCGAAGAACGGCGTCGACGAGCTGCGGGCCCAGGGGATCGCGGCGCTGCGCGCCCACGTCGCCCGGCTCCTGCCCTTCCTCGCCGACCGGGTCGGCGAGCTGCGGGGCTTCGACCAGACCGGGTACCTCCGCGTCACGGTCAACCGGGTCCGCCGCTGGCACCTGCCCGGGCTGCTGCTGATCGGGGACGCGGCGCACGCCATGTCCCCCGTGTTCGGCGTCGGGATCAACCTCGCTGTGCAGGACGCGGTGGCCACCGCGAACATCGTCGGTCCCGCCCTGCTCCGCGGCGCGGCGCCGGAGGCGCTGCTCGCCAAGGTGGAGCACCGCCGCATGGTCCCGACCGTGATCACCCAGACCGTGCAACGGGCCGTGCAAGATTTCATGATCCGCCCCACGCTCGGCGCCCGGCCGCCCGCCCTCGTCCTCGGCCGGCTGCCGTTCCTCGGCCGGTTCGTGCCCCGCTTCCTGGGCTTCGGCGTGCTGCCCGAGCACGTACGGCTCCCGGCCGCGCCAAGGGCGTCCGGCCGTACCGAGAAATGA
- a CDS encoding class II 3-deoxy-7-phosphoheptulonate synthase, producing MERGAIRYGPVSTIDLDTWRHLPAAQQPDWPDRAELDRVVRELATMPPLVFAGECDQLKERLAAVTRGEAFVLQGGDCAETFSGATADNVRNKLKTLLQMAIVLTYAGRVPVVKIGRMAGQFAKPRSKPVEVRDGVELPAYRGDMVNGFDFTAEARRPDPARLLRAYHCSAATLNLARAFTKGGYADLRQVHAWNQDFVAESPAGQRYERLAREIDQALAFIKACGGDPSEFHTVEFYSSHEALILEYESALTRIDSRTGLPYDVSAHMVWIGERTRQLDGAHVEFASKIRNPIGVKLGPTTTPEEALALIEKLNPENEPGRLTLITRMGAKKIRDVLPPLVEKVTANGAAVAWVCDPMHGNTFEAPSGHKTRRLDDILDEVAGFFEVHHALGTHPGGIHIEFTGDDVTECVGGGHEIVEEDLALRYETTCDPRLNRSQSLDLAFRVAELYRAR from the coding sequence ATGGAACGCGGTGCAATACGCTATGGACCCGTGAGCACCATCGATCTCGACACGTGGCGCCATCTGCCCGCCGCTCAGCAGCCCGACTGGCCGGACCGTGCGGAACTTGACCGGGTCGTCCGTGAGCTGGCCACCATGCCGCCGCTCGTGTTCGCCGGCGAGTGCGACCAGCTCAAGGAGCGCCTGGCCGCGGTCACCAGGGGCGAGGCGTTCGTGCTCCAGGGCGGCGACTGCGCCGAGACGTTCTCCGGCGCCACCGCCGACAACGTGCGGAACAAGCTCAAGACGCTGCTGCAGATGGCGATCGTGCTCACCTACGCGGGACGGGTCCCGGTGGTGAAGATCGGCCGGATGGCCGGTCAGTTCGCCAAGCCGCGGTCGAAGCCGGTGGAGGTCCGGGACGGCGTGGAGCTGCCCGCCTACCGGGGCGACATGGTCAACGGCTTCGACTTCACCGCCGAGGCGCGGCGTCCGGACCCGGCCCGGCTGCTGCGGGCGTACCACTGCTCGGCGGCCACCCTCAACCTCGCGCGCGCGTTCACCAAGGGCGGCTACGCCGACCTGCGCCAGGTGCACGCGTGGAACCAGGACTTCGTGGCCGAGTCCCCGGCCGGGCAGCGGTACGAGCGGCTCGCGCGGGAGATCGACCAGGCGCTCGCGTTCATCAAGGCCTGCGGCGGGGATCCGAGCGAGTTCCACACCGTCGAGTTCTACTCCTCGCACGAGGCCCTGATCCTGGAGTACGAGTCGGCGCTCACCAGGATCGACTCGCGGACCGGCCTGCCGTACGACGTGTCCGCGCACATGGTGTGGATCGGCGAGCGCACCCGCCAGCTCGACGGGGCGCACGTGGAGTTCGCCAGCAAGATCCGCAACCCGATCGGGGTGAAGCTCGGCCCCACCACCACCCCGGAAGAGGCGCTCGCGCTGATCGAGAAGCTCAACCCGGAGAACGAGCCGGGCCGGCTCACCCTCATCACCCGGATGGGCGCCAAGAAGATCCGCGACGTGCTCCCCCCGCTGGTGGAGAAGGTCACCGCGAACGGCGCGGCCGTGGCGTGGGTGTGCGACCCGATGCACGGCAACACGTTCGAGGCGCCCAGCGGGCACAAGACCCGGCGGCTGGACGACATCCTCGACGAGGTCGCCGGCTTCTTCGAGGTGCACCACGCCCTCGGCACCCACCCGGGCGGGATCCACATCGAGTTCACCGGCGACGACGTCACCGAGTGCGTCGGCGGCGGCCACGAGATCGTGGAGGAGGACCTCGCGCTCCGCTACGAGACCACCTGCGACCCGCGGCTCAACCGCAGCCAGTCCCTCGACCTGGCGTTCCGGGTCGCGGAGCTGTACCGGGCGCGCTGA
- a CDS encoding thioredoxin family protein has product MATVDVTEQNFNEIAEKGIVLLDFWADWCAPCQAFEPIFAQASERHTDITFGRIDTDAQPVLTAAFQVSAVPTLMAIRDGIQVFAQPGALPAPVLEELIERVRALDMDEIRAQLAQQSEAGQQDL; this is encoded by the coding sequence ATGGCGACCGTCGACGTCACGGAACAGAACTTCAACGAGATCGCGGAGAAGGGGATCGTCCTGCTCGACTTCTGGGCGGACTGGTGCGCCCCCTGCCAGGCCTTTGAGCCGATCTTCGCGCAGGCCTCAGAGCGGCACACGGACATCACCTTCGGCAGGATCGACACCGACGCGCAGCCGGTGCTCACCGCGGCCTTCCAGGTCAGCGCGGTGCCCACGCTCATGGCGATCAGGGACGGGATCCAGGTCTTCGCCCAGCCCGGCGCCCTGCCCGCGCCCGTGCTCGAGGAGCTGATCGAGCGGGTACGCGCCCTCGACATGGACGAGATCCGCGCCCAGCTCGCCCAGCAGTCGGAGGCCGGGCAGCAGGACCTGTGA
- the ctaD gene encoding cytochrome c oxidase subunit I yields MAVRTRQTTTVTPKGRRPGTVIVSWLTSTDHKVIGHLYLITAFVFFLIGGAMALVIRAELTVPGLQFVSNLRYNELFTMHGTIMLLLFATPLFAGFANAIMPLQIGAPDVAFPRLNMVSYWLFLFGGIITLSGFFMGGAPSFGWTGYTPLSEREYTPQLGGDLWIMGLVLAGVGTILGAVNFITTIITRRAPGMSTFRMPIFTWNVLLTSVLVLLTFPVLAAALLALEADRKLGTRIYDPEHGGPLIWQHLFWFFGHPEVYIVALPFFGIITEVIPVFSRKPLFGYIGMVGATISITVLSMAVWAHHMFATGRVNLPFFALMTFLIAVPTGVKFFNWIGTMWRGHLSFEAPMMFAIGFLLTFLIGGLTGVILASPPLDFHVHDSYFVVAHFHYVLFGTVVFAMFSGFYFWWPKLTGTMLDDRLGQIHFWMVFLGFQLTFLVQHWLGVSGMPRRYADYSAVDGFTGLNVVSSVGALVLGLSNLPFFYNVWKTARRGERVTTDDPWGAGGSLEWATSCPPPRHNFTRLPQIRSIRPAFDLHYPPAAGGEASPPPETRSLDR; encoded by the coding sequence ATGGCCGTGCGGACTAGGCAGACCACCACCGTGACGCCCAAGGGACGGCGACCAGGCACGGTGATCGTCTCCTGGCTGACGAGCACCGATCACAAGGTGATCGGTCACCTGTACCTGATCACCGCCTTCGTGTTCTTCCTGATCGGGGGCGCGATGGCGCTGGTGATCAGGGCCGAGCTCACCGTGCCGGGGCTGCAGTTCGTCAGCAACCTCCGGTACAACGAGCTGTTCACCATGCACGGCACGATCATGCTGCTGCTGTTCGCCACCCCGCTCTTCGCCGGGTTCGCGAACGCGATCATGCCGCTGCAGATCGGCGCCCCGGATGTGGCGTTCCCCCGGCTCAACATGGTGAGCTACTGGCTCTTCCTGTTCGGCGGCATCATCACGCTGAGCGGATTCTTCATGGGCGGGGCGCCCTCCTTCGGCTGGACGGGGTACACGCCGCTCTCCGAGCGCGAGTACACCCCGCAGCTCGGCGGCGACCTGTGGATCATGGGGCTGGTGCTCGCCGGGGTGGGGACCATCCTCGGCGCGGTCAACTTCATCACCACGATCATCACCAGGCGGGCGCCCGGGATGAGCACGTTCCGGATGCCGATCTTCACGTGGAACGTGCTGCTCACCTCGGTCCTGGTGCTCCTCACCTTCCCGGTGCTCGCCGCCGCGCTGCTCGCGCTCGAGGCCGATCGCAAGCTCGGCACCCGCATCTACGACCCGGAGCACGGCGGGCCGCTCATCTGGCAGCACCTGTTCTGGTTCTTCGGCCACCCCGAGGTCTACATCGTGGCGCTGCCGTTCTTCGGGATCATCACCGAGGTGATCCCGGTCTTCAGCCGCAAGCCGCTCTTCGGGTACATCGGCATGGTCGGCGCCACGATATCGATCACCGTGCTCTCCATGGCGGTGTGGGCCCACCACATGTTCGCCACCGGCCGGGTGAACCTGCCGTTCTTCGCCCTGATGACGTTCCTGATCGCCGTGCCCACCGGGGTGAAGTTCTTCAACTGGATCGGCACCATGTGGCGGGGCCACCTCAGCTTCGAAGCGCCGATGATGTTCGCGATCGGGTTCCTGCTCACGTTCCTGATCGGCGGGCTGACCGGGGTGATCCTCGCCTCTCCCCCGCTCGACTTCCACGTGCACGACAGCTACTTCGTGGTGGCCCACTTCCACTACGTGCTGTTCGGCACCGTGGTGTTCGCCATGTTCTCCGGCTTCTACTTCTGGTGGCCGAAGCTGACCGGCACGATGCTGGACGATCGCCTGGGGCAGATCCACTTCTGGATGGTCTTCCTCGGCTTCCAGCTCACCTTCCTGGTGCAGCACTGGCTGGGGGTCTCGGGGATGCCCCGCCGGTACGCGGACTACTCCGCGGTCGACGGCTTCACCGGGCTGAACGTGGTCTCGAGCGTGGGGGCGCTCGTGCTCGGCCTGTCGAACCTGCCGTTCTTCTACAACGTCTGGAAGACGGCCCGGCGCGGGGAGCGGGTCACCACCGACGACCCGTGGGGCGCCGGGGGCTCCCTGGAGTGGGCCACCTCCTGCCCGCCGCCCCGGCACAACTTCACCCGGCTCCCGCAGATCCGCTCCATCCGGCCGGCGTTCGACCTGCACTACCCGCCGGCGGCCGGCGGCGAGGCGAGCCCGCCCCCGGAGACGAGGTCCCTGGACCGCTGA
- a CDS encoding universal stress protein: MEREAGRRGIVSRATILVGIDGSAASLAALRWAAAEGRRRGARVLAVHAWEWSGGLHAPYAPSAGRASREEERKAALMLARRVVAELGADHVEPLVLEGPPAQVLIRASAGADLLVLGARHCRSGPYPSIDPVIAACLQGAHCPVVIPPARGAGDRAAAGALARSR; encoded by the coding sequence GTGGAGCGGGAAGCCGGGAGGCGCGGGATCGTGAGCCGGGCGACCATCCTCGTGGGCATCGACGGATCGGCGGCGTCGCTGGCCGCACTGCGGTGGGCCGCGGCGGAAGGGCGGCGGCGCGGCGCGCGGGTCCTCGCGGTGCACGCGTGGGAGTGGTCGGGCGGGCTGCACGCCCCCTACGCTCCCAGCGCGGGCCGGGCATCCCGCGAGGAGGAGCGCAAGGCCGCGCTCATGCTCGCCAGGCGCGTGGTGGCCGAGCTGGGCGCGGACCACGTGGAGCCCCTGGTGCTCGAGGGCCCGCCGGCCCAGGTGCTCATCCGGGCGAGCGCCGGCGCGGACCTGCTCGTCCTCGGCGCCCGGCACTGCCGGAGCGGGCCGTACCCGTCGATCGACCCCGTGATCGCCGCCTGCCTGCAGGGGGCGCACTGCCCGGTCGTGATCCCGCCCGCCCGGGGAGCCGGCGACCGCGCGGCCGCCGGCGCGCTCGCCCGCAGCCGGTGA
- a CDS encoding membrane protein, whose protein sequence is MATTHQRPSAADRPPVAGHRTEHASAADYVWAATRIALGWIFLWAFIDKLFGLGFATPAAKAWINGGSPTTGFLKGTADRALGGFFTSLAGQAWVDWLFMLGLAGIGIALVLGAGMRIAAVSGALLMVLMWAAELPLANNPFMDEHLIYALLMAGLALVNAGDTVGIGKWWSQTALVRKYPVLR, encoded by the coding sequence ATGGCGACCACGCACCAGAGGCCTTCGGCGGCTGATCGTCCCCCGGTCGCCGGCCACCGGACGGAGCACGCGTCCGCGGCGGACTACGTCTGGGCGGCCACCCGCATCGCGCTCGGCTGGATCTTCCTGTGGGCGTTCATCGACAAGCTCTTCGGCCTCGGGTTCGCCACCCCCGCGGCCAAGGCCTGGATCAACGGCGGATCCCCCACCACCGGCTTCCTGAAGGGCACGGCCGACCGGGCGCTCGGCGGATTCTTCACCTCCCTCGCCGGCCAGGCCTGGGTCGACTGGCTCTTCATGCTCGGTCTGGCGGGCATCGGCATCGCCCTCGTCCTCGGCGCCGGGATGCGCATCGCGGCCGTCTCGGGCGCGCTGCTCATGGTGCTGATGTGGGCCGCGGAGCTGCCGCTCGCGAACAACCCGTTCATGGATGAGCACCTCATCTACGCCCTGCTGATGGCTGGGCTCGCCCTGGTGAACGCCGGCGACACCGTCGGCATCGGGAAGTGGTGGAGCCAGACGGCTCTGGTCCGGAAGTACCCGGTGCTGCGGTAG
- a CDS encoding S1C family serine protease: protein MSSQENTSAEEGTEVLSNHGWSQFGKTPPQRGQFGGGPGFGGQAQGPFGTAVLPSPPPKPRGDWRRRAGAAAVLTAVALGGGVAGGLIVGATQGGETVVTTPVVRTSSGSGTASLVDVAKAVMPSVVSLKVQTFTGGGEGSGVILSADGLILTNNHVVSGVRQGGTITVKFSDGKTASAVLKGTDPTTDLAVVQAQGVSGLTPAALGDSDKLQVGEPVLAIGSPLGLEGSVTAGIVSALDRTLTESGDEDESFPWGRSRRQRTTIGGMIQTDAAINPGNSGGALVNASGQVIGINTAIATSGGSSGNIGVGFAIPINTAKLVADQLIKYGKATHAFLGVSVADAMGTVSGAVITAITPGSPAEKAGLTEGDLITKINDKVVDSAEKLVGTIRTSRPGDKVTITYIRGGKTSTVTITLAEQSSS, encoded by the coding sequence ATGAGCTCTCAGGAGAACACGTCCGCAGAGGAGGGCACCGAAGTGCTCTCCAACCACGGCTGGAGTCAGTTCGGCAAGACTCCGCCACAGCGAGGCCAGTTCGGCGGCGGACCGGGCTTCGGCGGCCAGGCTCAGGGGCCGTTCGGCACCGCCGTGCTCCCCAGCCCGCCGCCCAAGCCCAGGGGCGACTGGCGGCGGCGGGCGGGCGCGGCCGCGGTCCTGACCGCGGTGGCCCTCGGCGGTGGGGTCGCCGGCGGCCTGATCGTCGGCGCGACGCAGGGCGGGGAGACCGTGGTCACCACCCCGGTGGTCAGGACGTCGAGCGGCTCCGGCACGGCCTCCCTCGTCGACGTCGCCAAGGCGGTCATGCCGTCCGTGGTCTCGCTCAAGGTGCAGACCTTCACCGGCGGCGGCGAGGGTTCCGGGGTGATCCTCTCCGCCGACGGCCTGATCCTCACCAACAACCACGTGGTCTCCGGGGTGCGGCAGGGCGGCACGATCACGGTGAAGTTCAGCGACGGCAAGACGGCCTCGGCCGTGCTGAAGGGCACCGACCCCACCACCGACCTCGCCGTGGTCCAGGCGCAGGGGGTCTCCGGCCTCACCCCCGCCGCGCTCGGCGACAGCGACAAGCTGCAGGTCGGTGAGCCGGTCCTCGCGATCGGCAGCCCGCTGGGCCTGGAGGGCTCGGTCACCGCCGGGATCGTCAGCGCGCTCGACCGCACGCTCACCGAGAGCGGCGACGAGGACGAGTCGTTCCCGTGGGGCCGGTCGCGCCGGCAGCGGACCACGATCGGCGGGATGATCCAGACCGACGCCGCGATCAACCCGGGGAACTCCGGCGGCGCGCTCGTCAACGCCTCCGGGCAGGTGATCGGCATCAACACCGCGATCGCCACCTCCGGCGGCAGCTCCGGCAACATCGGCGTGGGCTTCGCCATCCCGATCAACACGGCGAAGCTCGTCGCCGACCAGCTCATCAAGTACGGCAAGGCCACCCACGCCTTCCTCGGCGTGAGCGTCGCCGACGCCATGGGCACCGTGTCCGGGGCCGTGATCACGGCGATCACCCCGGGCAGCCCGGCGGAGAAGGCCGGCCTGACCGAGGGCGACCTCATCACCAAGATCAACGACAAGGTGGTGGACAGCGCCGAGAAGCTGGTCGGCACGATCCGGACCTCGCGGCCGGGCGACAAGGTCACCATCACCTACATCCGGGGCGGCAAGACCTCGACCGTGACCATCACGCTGGCCGAGCAGTCGTCGAGCTGA
- a CDS encoding acyl-CoA synthetase: MHPGAIAAATPDKPAVIMAESGQVITFRELNEESNRLAHLFRAAGLRPGDNIAFMLENHPQFLTIAWAAHRSGLYYTAINSKLKTDELAYIVNNCNARVFISSARLAEVAASITEATPGVELRLMLDGTAPGFTSFEEAIARHPVTPIEDECQGADMLYSSGTTGRPKGVKPELTKAPLEEPGPLMKLIGFLFQPTAESVYLSPAPLYHAAPLRYCMTFHRFGATVVVMERFDPEQALALIEKYRVTHSQWVPTMFIKMLKLPAEVRERYDLSSHKYAVHAAAPCPVEVKERMMEWWGPILHEYYAGTEGNGFVYAGPQEWLSHKGTVGRPLLGVVHILDEDGNELPPRQTGTIYFSDGPQFVYHDDPEKTRAAQDPKGRGWTTLGDIGYVDEEGYLYLTDRRAYMIISGGVNIYPQEAENVLALHPKVADVAVIGVPDPEMGEQVKAVVQPVSMADAGPELEAELIEYCRARLAHYKCPKSVDFREELPRHPTGKLYKRLLRDEYWAAARR, encoded by the coding sequence ATGCATCCGGGAGCAATTGCAGCGGCCACGCCTGACAAGCCCGCAGTGATCATGGCCGAGTCCGGCCAGGTGATCACCTTCCGTGAGCTGAACGAAGAGTCGAACCGCCTCGCGCACCTGTTCCGCGCCGCGGGACTGCGGCCCGGCGACAACATCGCGTTCATGCTGGAGAACCATCCCCAGTTCCTGACCATCGCCTGGGCCGCCCACCGCTCGGGGCTCTACTACACCGCGATCAACTCCAAGCTCAAGACCGACGAGCTGGCGTACATCGTCAACAACTGCAACGCGCGGGTGTTCATCTCCTCGGCACGGCTCGCCGAGGTGGCCGCCTCGATCACGGAGGCCACGCCCGGCGTCGAGCTGCGGCTCATGCTCGACGGCACCGCCCCCGGTTTCACCTCCTTCGAGGAGGCCATCGCCCGCCACCCGGTCACCCCGATCGAGGACGAGTGCCAGGGCGCCGACATGCTCTACTCCTCGGGCACCACCGGGCGGCCCAAGGGCGTCAAGCCCGAGCTCACCAAGGCCCCGCTGGAGGAGCCGGGCCCGCTGATGAAGCTCATCGGCTTCCTGTTCCAGCCCACGGCCGAGAGCGTCTACCTGTCGCCCGCGCCGCTCTACCACGCGGCGCCCCTGCGCTACTGCATGACCTTCCACCGGTTCGGCGCGACCGTCGTGGTCATGGAGCGCTTCGACCCGGAGCAGGCCCTGGCGCTGATCGAGAAGTACCGGGTCACCCACTCCCAGTGGGTCCCGACCATGTTCATCAAGATGCTCAAGCTCCCCGCCGAGGTGCGCGAGCGGTACGACCTCTCCTCCCACAAGTACGCGGTCCACGCCGCCGCGCCCTGCCCGGTGGAGGTGAAGGAGCGCATGATGGAGTGGTGGGGCCCCATCCTCCACGAGTACTACGCGGGCACCGAGGGGAACGGGTTCGTCTACGCCGGCCCCCAGGAGTGGCTCAGCCACAAGGGCACCGTGGGCCGGCCGCTGCTCGGGGTCGTCCACATCCTCGACGAGGACGGCAACGAGCTGCCGCCCCGGCAGACCGGCACGATCTACTTCTCCGACGGCCCGCAGTTCGTCTACCACGACGACCCGGAGAAGACCCGCGCCGCCCAGGACCCCAAGGGGCGCGGCTGGACCACGCTCGGCGACATCGGCTACGTGGACGAGGAGGGCTACCTCTACCTCACCGACCGCCGCGCGTACATGATCATCTCCGGCGGGGTGAACATCTACCCGCAGGAGGCCGAGAACGTGCTCGCCCTGCACCCCAAGGTCGCCGACGTGGCGGTGATCGGGGTGCCGGACCCGGAGATGGGCGAGCAGGTCAAGGCCGTGGTCCAGCCCGTCTCCATGGCCGACGCCGGCCCGGAGCTGGAGGCGGAGCTGATCGAGTACTGCCGGGCGCGCCTCGCCCACTACAAGTGCCCCAAGAGCGTCGACTTCCGGGAGGAGCTCCCCAGGCACCCCACGGGCAAGCTGTACAAGCGGCTGCTCAGGGACGAGTACTGGGCGGCGGCGCGCCGCTGA
- a CDS encoding MetQ/NlpA family ABC transporter substrate-binding protein gives MRKLLGLLLAAGLSLGLTACGGSSSEPETAAGDATASASAEPLKVGVTPVPHGQILKFVSDTLAPSAGLKIEIVEFNDYVQPNLQLQDGQLDANYFQHRPYLEDFNASKGTKLTFVADVHLEPLGLYSSKIKNVAELPEGATIAVPNDATNLGRALKLLADNGVITLKADAGITATERDITGNPKKLKFQPLEAAQLPRSLPDVDAAVINGNYALEADLNPATDALILEKAEGNPYVNGLVVAEGKENDPRITELARLLTGPEVKQYIEQTFKGSVIPAF, from the coding sequence ATGCGCAAGCTGCTCGGGCTGTTGCTCGCCGCCGGGCTCTCCCTGGGCCTGACCGCGTGCGGCGGCTCGTCCTCCGAGCCGGAGACCGCCGCGGGCGACGCGACGGCCTCGGCCTCCGCCGAGCCGCTCAAGGTCGGCGTCACCCCGGTGCCGCACGGGCAGATCCTCAAGTTCGTGTCCGACACGCTCGCCCCCTCGGCCGGGCTGAAGATCGAGATCGTCGAGTTCAACGACTACGTGCAGCCGAACCTGCAGCTCCAGGACGGCCAGCTCGACGCCAACTACTTCCAGCACAGGCCGTACCTGGAGGACTTCAACGCCTCCAAGGGCACCAAGCTGACGTTCGTCGCCGACGTGCACCTGGAGCCGCTCGGGCTCTACTCCTCCAAGATCAAGAACGTGGCCGAGCTGCCCGAGGGCGCCACGATCGCGGTGCCCAACGACGCGACCAACCTCGGCCGGGCGCTGAAGCTGCTCGCCGACAACGGCGTGATCACCCTCAAGGCGGACGCCGGCATCACCGCCACCGAGCGCGACATCACGGGCAACCCGAAGAAGCTCAAGTTCCAGCCGCTCGAGGCGGCCCAGCTGCCGCGCTCCCTGCCGGACGTCGACGCCGCGGTGATCAACGGCAACTACGCCCTCGAGGCCGACCTCAACCCGGCCACCGACGCCCTGATCCTGGAGAAGGCCGAGGGCAACCCGTACGTCAACGGCCTCGTCGTGGCCGAGGGCAAGGAGAACGACCCGCGGATCACCGAGCTCGCCCGGCTGCTGACCGGCCCCGAGGTCAAGCAGTACATCGAGCAGACCTTCAAGGGCTCGGTCATCCCGGCCTTCTGA